One segment of Gammaproteobacteria bacterium DNA contains the following:
- the rsxC gene encoding electron transport complex subunit RsxC, translated as MRSLSRFLGGVKLPGQKQMSTQLPVEKAAVPRELVLPMQQHIGKPAEPIVAVGDKVLKGQKIARAVDYISAPIHAPTSGVVIAIEARSVPHPSGMTALCIVIESDGEDRWCELTPHEQDFRNLDPSALRNLVREAGIVGLGGAGFPSYVKLNPGPDRVIETLIINGAECEPYITCDDMLMRERADEVIAGIGIIRHAVQAREVVIAIEDNKPQAREAIEKAIATANVSFDVVSVPTIYPAGGEKQLIHTVTGKVVPANGLPAHVGVVCQNVGTSAAIYRAIMLGEPLISRYVTVAGDVTQPRNLEVLFGTPLKDLISQAGDATDNLRRLIVGGPMMGFAMHSDLVPVIKTSNCLLVDCGKTQVLSESAYVMPCIRCGNCAEVCPVNLLPQQLYWYSRGEEYERLLEFDLFDCIECGCCDYVCPSRIPLVQYFRFAKAEVWHREGERKKSDIARQRHEFRQLRLEREKLERSAKHKKRMAALKTDEPKAEQEKTAEDPKKAAILAAMERVKAKKAAQSVMPKNTENLTDAQQRQIAEAEQRRTQAESEKD; from the coding sequence ATGCGTAGTTTGAGCCGGTTTCTCGGTGGAGTGAAGCTTCCGGGGCAGAAGCAGATGTCAACGCAGTTGCCGGTTGAGAAAGCCGCTGTGCCGCGAGAGCTAGTGTTGCCCATGCAGCAACATATCGGCAAACCTGCCGAGCCAATAGTTGCTGTTGGAGACAAGGTGCTCAAAGGGCAGAAAATCGCACGTGCTGTTGACTATATTTCTGCGCCGATACATGCACCGACCTCTGGTGTTGTGATAGCGATCGAAGCTCGTAGCGTACCGCATCCATCTGGAATGACAGCCTTGTGTATCGTTATCGAAAGCGATGGTGAAGATCGTTGGTGCGAATTAACGCCACACGAGCAGGATTTTCGAAATCTTGATCCTAGCGCGTTGCGTAATTTAGTGCGTGAAGCAGGAATTGTGGGTCTCGGCGGAGCGGGATTTCCCAGTTATGTAAAACTCAATCCGGGACCGGATCGGGTAATAGAGACGCTCATCATTAATGGCGCTGAGTGCGAACCTTATATTACTTGCGACGACATGTTGATGCGTGAACGTGCGGACGAAGTCATTGCCGGCATTGGCATTATTCGCCATGCAGTCCAGGCACGAGAAGTGGTAATTGCGATTGAAGATAACAAGCCGCAGGCACGCGAAGCGATCGAAAAAGCCATTGCGACTGCCAACGTATCATTTGATGTCGTCAGTGTGCCAACGATTTATCCAGCAGGTGGAGAAAAACAACTCATACACACTGTTACCGGCAAAGTGGTGCCCGCAAATGGATTGCCTGCGCATGTCGGTGTGGTCTGTCAAAACGTAGGAACTTCGGCCGCAATCTATCGCGCAATTATGCTTGGCGAACCACTGATAAGTCGGTATGTAACTGTGGCTGGTGATGTCACTCAGCCAAGGAATCTTGAAGTGTTGTTTGGAACTCCGCTTAAAGACCTAATCTCTCAGGCAGGAGATGCGACCGACAATTTAAGACGCCTCATCGTCGGTGGCCCAATGATGGGGTTCGCGATGCATAGTGATCTCGTGCCGGTAATCAAGACATCGAATTGCTTGTTGGTAGACTGCGGCAAAACGCAGGTGCTTTCTGAGAGCGCCTATGTGATGCCCTGTATACGTTGCGGAAACTGCGCCGAAGTTTGTCCAGTGAATCTGTTGCCACAACAGCTTTACTGGTATTCGCGTGGCGAAGAATACGAACGCTTACTGGAGTTCGATCTGTTTGACTGTATTGAATGTGGCTGTTGTGACTATGTTTGTCCCAGCCGGATTCCTCTGGTCCAGTATTTTCGTTTTGCTAAGGCAGAAGTATGGCATCGTGAAGGCGAACGCAAGAAATCGGATATCGCACGTCAACGACATGAGTTTCGGCAGTTGCGTCTCGAACGTGAGAAGCTTGAACGTTCCGCAAAGCACAAAAAACGTATGGCGGCATTAAAAACTGACGAGCCTAAGGCGGAACAGGAAAAGACTGCTGAAGATCCGAAGAAGGCGGCGATCCTCGCTGCGATGGAGCGTGTAAAAGCGAAGAAAGCCGCGCAAAGCGTAATGCCAAAAAATACTGAAAATCTTACTGATGCGCAGCAGCGGCAGATTGCCGAAGCAGAACAACGGCGCACGCAGGCAGAATCGGAAAAGGATTAA
- a CDS encoding c-type cytochrome, with the protein MFVQNLTLRGIIFAAITMAFLVASVNTPASAAKKIPSNKDVKTYLRPAKVPEPLDNKLTRERVKLGKALFFDPRLSSSNFISCSTCHNPALGWADGMKTATGHGMKTLGRATPTILNTAFQTSQFWDGRAQTLEEQALGPIVAGGEMAQNLDELIIELVALPGYVKMFQEAYPGEGVTGESIAKAIASFERTIISTDSPFDMWLKGNKRAISTSAARGFNLFKNKARCVVCHEGFNFTDNGFHNIGLKGNTDDGRFAIKSVAVLKGAFKTPTLRDVALTAPYMHNGEFDTLEEVIDHYDMGGEKVEGLSPNMKPLRLSKAEKMDLVEFLKSLTGKPRRVTVPNLPKAN; encoded by the coding sequence ATGTTTGTTCAAAATCTGACATTACGCGGGATTATTTTCGCTGCAATAACAATGGCTTTCCTTGTGGCGTCAGTAAATACGCCTGCCAGCGCGGCAAAAAAAATCCCTAGTAATAAAGATGTAAAAACCTATTTGCGTCCAGCCAAAGTTCCAGAGCCCTTGGATAACAAGTTAACTCGGGAGAGAGTAAAGCTGGGCAAGGCCTTATTTTTTGATCCGAGATTGTCATCTTCCAATTTCATTAGCTGTTCGACATGCCACAACCCTGCCCTGGGTTGGGCCGACGGGATGAAGACGGCGACCGGGCATGGAATGAAAACACTAGGCCGTGCTACGCCAACGATATTGAATACCGCGTTTCAAACGTCACAATTCTGGGATGGTCGCGCACAAACACTGGAAGAGCAGGCCTTAGGGCCTATCGTTGCCGGCGGTGAGATGGCACAGAATCTCGATGAGTTAATTATTGAACTGGTAGCGTTACCCGGTTATGTCAAGATGTTCCAGGAGGCCTATCCTGGTGAAGGTGTCACTGGCGAATCGATAGCCAAAGCGATAGCCAGTTTTGAACGCACGATTATCTCAACGGATTCACCATTTGATATGTGGCTAAAAGGGAATAAAAGAGCGATTTCAACATCTGCCGCCAGAGGGTTTAATCTGTTCAAGAACAAGGCACGATGTGTTGTTTGCCATGAAGGTTTTAATTTCACCGACAACGGCTTTCACAATATTGGATTGAAGGGTAATACGGATGATGGGCGCTTTGCCATCAAATCCGTCGCTGTTTTAAAAGGCGCATTCAAAACACCCACGTTGCGCGATGTAGCGCTCACGGCACCATATATGCACAACGGTGAGTTCGATACGCTTGAAGAAGTTATTGATCACTATGATATGGGTGGAGAAAAGGTTGAAGGACTTTCGCCTAATATGAAACCTTTACGCCTAAGTAAAGCGGAAAAAATGGATCTGGTCGAGTTTCTAAAGTCTTTGACTGGAAAACCAAGGCGAGTAACGGTTCCAAACTTGCCCAAAGCAAACTAA
- the metG gene encoding methionine--tRNA ligase: MNKQRRILVTSALPYANGPIHLGHMVEYIQTDIWVRFQKMHGHQIIYVCADDAHGTPIMLHAQKLGITPEELIAQIAKEHTRDFEGFMIGFDNYYSTHSPENRQLAETIFLSLKRAGHIESRTIEQAYDPVKEMFLPDRFVKGTCPRCGADDQYGDNCEVCGATYDPTDLKNPVSVVSGATPIQKQSEHLFFKLGDFETMLREWTGNDGNKSAEGRIQQEVSHKLKEWFDAGLHDWDISRDAPYFGFEIPESPGKYFYVWMDAPMGYIASFKNLADKNGIDFDSFWSSDSDAEVYHFIGKDILRFHTLFWPAVLSGAGMRTPTAVFAHGFLTVNGKKMSKSRGTFIKAETYLKHLGPEYLRYYFAARLSNGIDDIDLQFDDFVQRVNADLVGKVVNIASRCAGFISKNFEGVLAAQCSESELYASFADAAGVIGGFFESREYSRAIREIMALADRANQYVDEKQPWVLAKQQGQEQELQNVASVGINLFRILVTYLKPVLPQLAQNAEEFLAAGELVWDSVKQPLTGHKIQKYKPLMTRIETKQIEAMVNESKEAQSESSPAAKKNPQASEVSATIEYDDFAKVDLRIARIVKAEHVEGADKLLRLQLDIGEETRQVFAGIKSAYSPEQLEGKLTVMVANLAPRKMRFGMSEGMVLAAGPGGKDLWILEPHEGAQPGMRVK; the protein is encoded by the coding sequence ATGAATAAGCAACGTCGTATCCTGGTAACCAGCGCACTGCCCTATGCCAATGGCCCTATCCATCTTGGGCATATGGTCGAATATATTCAGACTGATATTTGGGTGCGTTTTCAAAAAATGCATGGCCATCAAATAATTTATGTATGTGCCGATGATGCCCACGGCACGCCGATCATGTTGCACGCACAAAAGCTAGGGATAACGCCGGAAGAACTGATCGCTCAAATCGCAAAAGAACACACTCGCGATTTCGAAGGTTTCATGATCGGTTTCGATAATTACTATTCAACGCATTCGCCTGAAAATCGTCAACTTGCCGAGACGATTTTTCTGAGCTTGAAACGCGCAGGACATATTGAATCGCGAACCATCGAGCAAGCGTATGATCCGGTCAAGGAAATGTTTTTGCCCGATCGTTTCGTTAAAGGCACCTGCCCGCGTTGTGGTGCAGATGATCAGTATGGTGACAACTGTGAAGTTTGCGGTGCCACATATGATCCTACTGATTTGAAAAATCCCGTGTCTGTTGTTTCCGGCGCTACGCCGATTCAAAAACAATCGGAACATTTGTTTTTTAAATTGGGCGATTTTGAAACCATGTTGCGCGAGTGGACGGGCAACGATGGAAACAAGAGCGCCGAGGGTCGTATTCAGCAGGAAGTCAGTCACAAACTTAAGGAGTGGTTCGACGCCGGTTTGCATGACTGGGATATTTCCCGTGATGCGCCTTACTTTGGTTTTGAAATTCCAGAAAGCCCAGGGAAATATTTTTATGTGTGGATGGATGCGCCTATGGGTTACATCGCCAGCTTCAAGAATCTGGCAGATAAAAATGGCATAGACTTCGATAGTTTTTGGTCAAGTGATAGTGACGCCGAAGTTTATCATTTTATCGGAAAAGACATTCTCCGTTTTCATACGCTGTTCTGGCCCGCTGTTTTGTCTGGAGCCGGAATGCGCACGCCAACAGCGGTATTTGCCCACGGGTTTTTAACCGTCAACGGCAAGAAGATGTCAAAGTCCCGCGGTACTTTTATCAAGGCCGAAACTTATCTCAAACATCTTGGTCCGGAATACTTGCGCTATTACTTTGCCGCACGCCTGAGCAATGGTATCGATGACATCGACTTGCAGTTCGATGATTTTGTGCAGCGCGTTAATGCGGACCTGGTGGGCAAAGTTGTCAATATTGCCAGCAGATGCGCAGGATTTATCAGTAAGAATTTCGAGGGTGTGTTGGCGGCTCAGTGCAGTGAATCAGAACTCTACGCCTCTTTTGCGGATGCCGCGGGCGTGATTGGGGGGTTTTTCGAGTCGCGCGAATACAGTCGTGCGATTCGCGAGATAATGGCTCTGGCGGATCGTGCGAATCAATACGTCGATGAAAAACAACCCTGGGTATTGGCGAAACAGCAAGGACAGGAACAGGAGCTTCAAAATGTTGCCAGTGTCGGAATTAACCTTTTCCGTATTCTAGTGACTTACCTAAAACCTGTATTGCCTCAGTTGGCGCAAAATGCCGAAGAATTTCTGGCAGCAGGTGAATTAGTCTGGGATAGCGTCAAGCAACCCCTGACTGGTCACAAGATACAAAAATACAAACCGCTAATGACACGAATTGAAACAAAGCAGATTGAGGCGATGGTGAACGAAAGCAAAGAAGCACAATCAGAATCCTCTCCGGCGGCGAAAAAGAACCCCCAAGCGTCTGAGGTGTCGGCAACGATCGAATACGATGATTTTGCCAAGGTTGATTTGCGTATTGCGCGGATTGTTAAGGCAGAGCACGTTGAGGGCGCAGACAAATTACTGCGTCTGCAATTGGATATCGGCGAGGAAACTCGACAGGTGTTTGCCGGTATCAAGTCTGCCTACAGTCCCGAGCAGCTCGAGGGCAAGTTGACGGTCATGGTTGCCAATCTGGCGCCACGTAAAATGCGTTTTGGTATGTCGGAAGGCATGGTGCTTGCGGCGGGACCAGGGGGCAAAGACTTATGGATACTTGAGCCTCATGAAGGCGCGCAACCGGGTATGCGTGTTAAATAG
- the rsxG gene encoding electron transport complex subunit RsxG has protein sequence MAEKIGMGRSILIGGGVLWMFAIVATAIVAFIYDGTAERIAKNEKAALLRGLNQLVPRERYDNDILSDYIYVNAPGLEKKDKPILIYRVRRQQEPVAAILQVIASDGYGGPIKMLVAIDADERLAGVRVIAHRETPGLGDGVEIDRSRWILSFDGKSLDNTGEERWRVIKDGGIFDQFTGATITPRAVVKTVHMTLRFFRENKRDLFTMPAFLSDETRIRK, from the coding sequence GTGGCTGAAAAGATTGGAATGGGGCGGAGTATTTTGATCGGGGGCGGCGTGTTGTGGATGTTTGCCATCGTCGCTACGGCAATTGTGGCTTTTATCTACGACGGTACGGCAGAACGGATTGCAAAAAACGAAAAAGCAGCTCTGTTAAGAGGGTTAAATCAATTGGTTCCGCGGGAAAGATACGACAACGACATACTGTCGGACTATATTTATGTGAATGCCCCCGGGCTTGAGAAAAAAGACAAACCGATTTTGATCTATCGTGTTCGTCGTCAGCAGGAACCAGTAGCGGCTATATTACAGGTGATCGCCAGCGATGGTTACGGCGGTCCGATCAAAATGCTGGTGGCAATAGATGCTGACGAACGGCTTGCTGGTGTGCGAGTTATCGCACATCGTGAGACCCCGGGTTTGGGAGATGGAGTTGAAATTGATCGCTCCAGATGGATATTGAGCTTTGATGGTAAATCTCTGGACAATACCGGCGAGGAGCGGTGGCGCGTGATTAAAGACGGCGGAATATTTGATCAATTCACCGGTGCGACAATTACGCCACGCGCAGTAGTAAAAACAGTACATATGACCTTGCGGTTTTTTCGTGAAAACAAACGTGATTTGTTCACGATGCCGGCATTTCTTTCGGACGAGACGAGGATTAGGAAATGA
- the rsxD gene encoding electron transport complex subunit RsxD has translation MLTPSSPHIHGGNSVSKIMLTVVAALIPGIVLETYLFGWGVIFNVFLANVTALVCEAIMLRVRKRPLWPFLSDGSAIVTATLLAISIPPIVPWWVVVVGMVFAIVVAKHLYGGLGYNPFNPAMVAYAVLLISFPREMSTWLLPTTLRDATITFQDFTRMNFGSGLPNMDGVSGATPLDYLKTQLGLGQTVDGVMRDNPLFGMLAANGIEWLNVAFLVGGLWLLYKRVISWHIPVASLLSLVFIAGFFYLLDAQSFASPLFHLFTGGTMLCAFFIATDPVSASTTLKGKIYYGIGIGLLIYIIRTWGGYPDAIAFAVLLMNLTAPTIDYYVRTKVVGRG, from the coding sequence GTGTTAACGCCGAGCTCTCCGCATATTCATGGAGGCAATAGTGTAAGCAAGATCATGCTTACCGTTGTCGCCGCGCTAATTCCAGGTATCGTGTTGGAGACCTATCTGTTTGGATGGGGCGTGATATTTAATGTCTTCTTGGCGAATGTTACGGCACTGGTTTGCGAGGCGATAATGTTGCGTGTGCGCAAACGCCCACTCTGGCCATTTCTTAGTGATGGCAGCGCGATAGTTACCGCGACTTTGTTAGCGATTTCGATTCCGCCGATCGTTCCCTGGTGGGTAGTGGTTGTGGGAATGGTGTTTGCCATTGTTGTTGCCAAACATCTGTATGGTGGTCTGGGTTACAACCCGTTTAATCCCGCCATGGTTGCCTATGCCGTATTGCTGATTTCCTTTCCCAGGGAAATGAGTACCTGGCTGCTCCCTACGACGCTGCGCGATGCAACTATCACATTTCAGGATTTTACCCGTATGAATTTTGGGTCGGGCCTGCCGAATATGGATGGCGTTTCCGGGGCAACTCCCCTCGACTATCTCAAAACGCAGTTGGGGCTCGGTCAAACGGTGGATGGCGTCATGCGTGACAATCCCTTGTTCGGAATGTTGGCTGCAAATGGTATTGAGTGGCTGAACGTTGCGTTTCTTGTGGGCGGTTTATGGTTGTTATATAAGCGCGTCATATCGTGGCATATCCCGGTTGCCAGCCTGCTTTCTCTGGTGTTCATTGCAGGTTTCTTCTATTTGCTCGACGCCCAATCCTTTGCCTCACCGCTATTCCATTTGTTCACTGGCGGTACGATGCTGTGCGCCTTTTTTATCGCGACTGACCCGGTGAGTGCGTCCACTACTCTGAAGGGCAAGATCTACTACGGTATAGGCATTGGTCTGCTTATTTACATCATCCGAACCTGGGGAGGCTATCCGGATGCCATTGCTTTTGCAGTCCTGTTGATGAATCTCACTGCGCCAACAATAGACTACTACGTGAGAACCAAGGTGGTTGGGCGTGGCTGA
- a CDS encoding methylamine utilization protein → MKPVVNGIALMIFSMVLNGAVFAGDITVGQKDKAFVKNGKSVSKIVVKVGDTIHFKNEDPFFHNVFSLSDLKTFDLGSYPAGQSKPVTYDKAGEADVECAIHPQMRLKVVVQ, encoded by the coding sequence ATGAAACCAGTAGTGAACGGCATCGCATTGATGATTTTTTCAATGGTATTGAATGGAGCGGTGTTCGCGGGAGATATCACCGTTGGGCAAAAGGATAAGGCGTTCGTAAAGAACGGAAAGTCGGTTTCAAAAATCGTTGTTAAAGTTGGCGACACGATCCATTTTAAAAACGAAGATCCGTTTTTCCACAACGTGTTTTCACTGTCTGATCTGAAAACTTTTGATTTGGGTTCATATCCCGCTGGGCAATCCAAACCCGTCACCTATGACAAAGCGGGCGAGGCTGATGTAGAGTGTGCCATTCATCCCCAAATGCGCCTCAAAGTGGTAGTACAGTAG
- the dcd gene encoding dCTP deaminase, giving the protein MSIKSDKWIRRMAAEGMIEPFEPGQVKQSDGKRIVSYGTSSYGYDVRCADEFKIFTNINSAVVDPKAFSSESFVDVRSNVCIIPPNSFALARTVEYFRIPRNVLTICLGKSTYARCGIIVNVTPLEPEWEGHVTLEFSNTTPLPAKIYANEGVAQMLFLESDEVCETSYRDREGKYQGQTGVTLPRT; this is encoded by the coding sequence ATGAGCATCAAGTCTGACAAATGGATACGCCGCATGGCGGCAGAGGGAATGATCGAACCGTTCGAACCCGGCCAGGTCAAGCAGTCAGATGGCAAGCGCATCGTATCCTACGGCACGTCGAGCTATGGGTATGATGTGCGATGTGCGGATGAATTCAAAATATTCACCAATATCAATTCTGCTGTCGTCGACCCCAAGGCATTTAGCAGCGAAAGCTTTGTCGATGTACGCTCAAATGTGTGCATCATCCCGCCAAACTCGTTCGCTCTTGCCCGTACCGTGGAATACTTCCGCATCCCACGCAATGTGTTGACCATCTGCCTCGGCAAATCGACCTACGCCCGCTGTGGCATCATCGTCAATGTAACGCCATTGGAGCCAGAGTGGGAAGGACACGTGACTTTGGAGTTCTCCAATACCACGCCTCTTCCGGCAAAGATCTATGCTAACGAGGGCGTAGCGCAGATGCTGTTTCTGGAGTCTGACGAAGTCTGTGAGACCTCATATCGCGATCGCGAGGGCAAGTATCAGGGCCAGACCGGCGTAACACTACCTAGAACCTAA
- the rsxA gene encoding electron transport complex subunit RsxA, with protein sequence MTEIFLLLVGTVLVNNFVLVKFLGLCPFMGVSRKHETAVGMALATTFVLTLSSVCSYLVNTYLLQPFDLEFLRTITFILVIAAVVQLTEMVVHKTSPLLYRVLGIYLPLITTNCAVLGVALLNVQQEFGFIESAVYGFGASVGFSLVLILFSSIRERLIVADVPVAFRGSAIALITAGLMSVAFMGFAGLVKG encoded by the coding sequence ATGACGGAAATATTCCTTTTGCTGGTTGGCACCGTGTTGGTCAACAACTTCGTGTTGGTGAAGTTTCTTGGTCTGTGTCCCTTTATGGGTGTATCGCGAAAACACGAGACGGCGGTAGGGATGGCCCTGGCGACAACGTTTGTTCTGACCTTGTCGTCCGTGTGTAGTTATCTGGTGAATACCTACTTGCTGCAACCCTTCGACCTGGAATTCTTGCGCACGATCACCTTTATCCTGGTGATCGCAGCGGTTGTTCAGTTGACCGAGATGGTGGTGCATAAAACCAGTCCGCTGCTTTACCGCGTCTTGGGTATATATCTGCCTCTGATTACAACAAACTGTGCGGTGTTAGGTGTGGCCTTGCTCAATGTGCAACAGGAATTCGGATTTATTGAGTCGGCGGTTTATGGCTTCGGCGCCTCAGTTGGATTTTCTCTGGTACTCATTTTGTTCTCTTCGATTCGTGAACGCTTAATTGTGGCCGATGTGCCGGTGGCGTTTCGCGGTTCGGCAATTGCCCTGATCACGGCTGGTTTGATGTCAGTTGCATTTATGGGTTTTGCCGGCCTGGTAAAAGGTTGA
- the apbC gene encoding iron-sulfur cluster carrier protein ApbC, which yields MSSITQSQIESEIKNYVDPYLQKDLVSAGCVKKIDVEGNKVTVNIVLGFPAAGYFNTLSEKLSSKIKQACGADNVTVKISSKVVAHSVQQGVKPMQNIKNIIAVASGKGGVGKSTTSVNLALALAAEGATVGILDADIYGPSQPRMLGITGKPDSKDGKSMEPMENHGVQAMSIGFLIEEETPMIWRGPMVTQALEQLLNETNWRDLDYLVIDLPPGTGDTQLTLAQKIPVSGAVIVTTPQDIALLDARKGLKMFQKVNVPVLGIIENMSIHICSKCGHEEHIFGAGGGQRMSEDYGVDMLGSLPLDITIREQADGGTPTVIADPNSRISELYREIARSVAGKLSLQAKDYSSKFPNIVIENN from the coding sequence ATGTCATCGATTACCCAGTCGCAAATCGAATCGGAAATTAAGAACTACGTCGACCCCTATCTCCAGAAAGATCTGGTTAGCGCTGGATGCGTCAAAAAGATAGACGTTGAAGGTAACAAGGTCACAGTAAACATCGTTTTAGGATTCCCGGCAGCGGGTTATTTTAATACCCTGTCGGAAAAACTGAGCTCTAAGATCAAGCAAGCGTGTGGTGCCGACAATGTCACGGTGAAAATCAGCAGCAAGGTCGTGGCTCATTCGGTACAGCAGGGTGTCAAGCCCATGCAGAACATCAAGAATATTATTGCTGTCGCGTCTGGCAAAGGCGGTGTAGGCAAATCCACAACGTCGGTTAACCTGGCGTTGGCATTGGCGGCAGAAGGTGCGACCGTTGGCATTCTGGATGCGGATATCTATGGTCCAAGCCAACCGCGTATGCTGGGCATTACCGGCAAGCCAGACTCCAAAGATGGCAAATCCATGGAGCCCATGGAAAACCACGGCGTTCAGGCGATGTCGATCGGTTTTCTCATTGAAGAAGAAACCCCGATGATCTGGCGTGGCCCGATGGTCACCCAGGCGCTTGAACAGTTACTAAATGAAACCAACTGGCGCGACCTGGATTACCTGGTCATCGACCTGCCACCGGGTACTGGCGACACGCAGCTGACGCTGGCGCAGAAAATCCCGGTCAGTGGCGCTGTTATCGTCACCACACCTCAGGACATCGCATTGCTGGATGCGCGCAAAGGGCTAAAGATGTTCCAAAAGGTCAACGTACCGGTACTCGGAATCATCGAGAATATGAGCATACATATCTGTTCCAAATGTGGTCACGAAGAGCACATCTTTGGCGCAGGCGGGGGACAGCGCATGTCGGAAGACTATGGCGTCGACATGTTGGGTTCCTTACCGTTGGATATCACCATCCGCGAACAGGCCGATGGCGGAACTCCGACAGTGATTGCAGACCCGAACAGCCGAATCTCAGAGCTATACCGTGAGATCGCTCGCAGTGTTGCCGGCAAGCTTTCCCTGCAAGCAAAAGATTACAGCAGCAAATTCCCTAACATCGTAATAGAAAATAATTAG
- a CDS encoding electron transport complex subunit E translates to MISARIRQLTADGLWHNNPGLVQLLGLCPLLAVSSTFVNALGLGLATILVMVGSNMTVSMIRNWVGKDLRIPVFVMVIASFVTVVELLMSAYYHELYKILGIFIPLIVTNCIIIGRAEAFASKNNVVHSAYDGFIMGAGFTLVLLVVGSIREIIGQGTLFTGVHLMFGPAFEGLKITLIEDYRGFLLVVLPPGAFIVLGLLIALKNIIDDRLKKPITKSVTVAEPVVEQQ, encoded by the coding sequence ATGATTAGTGCGCGTATTCGCCAACTTACTGCCGACGGTCTCTGGCACAATAATCCTGGACTGGTTCAGTTGCTGGGTTTGTGTCCCCTTCTCGCCGTATCATCGACATTTGTGAACGCATTAGGCTTGGGCTTGGCAACTATCCTGGTTATGGTCGGTTCCAATATGACGGTTTCGATGATTCGTAATTGGGTCGGCAAAGATTTGCGTATCCCGGTTTTCGTGATGGTAATTGCATCGTTTGTCACTGTGGTTGAGCTGTTGATGAGCGCCTATTATCACGAGCTGTATAAAATTCTGGGGATATTTATTCCACTCATCGTAACCAATTGCATCATCATCGGTAGAGCAGAAGCATTCGCATCTAAGAACAATGTTGTCCATTCTGCTTATGACGGTTTTATTATGGGTGCCGGATTTACCCTGGTGTTGCTGGTTGTAGGGAGTATTCGAGAGATTATTGGTCAGGGCACTTTGTTTACCGGTGTGCATTTGATGTTTGGTCCTGCGTTTGAGGGTTTGAAGATCACTTTGATCGAAGACTATCGTGGATTTCTGCTTGTGGTTTTGCCGCCTGGAGCTTTTATAGTGCTAGGGCTTTTAATAGCGCTGAAAAATATCATTGATGATCGACTGAAAAAGCCAATAACGAAATCAGTGACGGTTGCCGAGCCTGTCGTCGAACAGCAATAA
- the rsxB gene encoding electron transport complex subunit RsxB gives MLTPVIVIGLLALVFGLGLGYAAVRFRVEGDPLVEKIDSILPQTQCGQCGYPGCKPYATAIAHEEAEINRCPPGGEATIHALADLLDRDFVPLDAEVGEEKPKEVAIIREAECIGCTLCIQACPVDAILGAAKQMHTVIESECTGCVLCVPPCPVDCIDMVPLIQDITNWRWPSPTDKKAPKTLEAG, from the coding sequence ATGCTGACCCCTGTAATCGTCATCGGATTGTTAGCATTGGTGTTTGGCCTGGGTCTTGGCTATGCGGCGGTACGTTTTCGCGTCGAAGGTGATCCCCTTGTTGAAAAAATCGACTCGATATTGCCACAGACGCAATGTGGTCAGTGTGGTTATCCCGGATGTAAACCCTACGCAACAGCGATAGCCCATGAAGAGGCAGAAATTAATCGCTGTCCGCCCGGAGGCGAGGCAACAATACACGCACTTGCAGATTTATTGGATCGCGATTTTGTTCCACTCGATGCTGAAGTTGGCGAAGAGAAGCCAAAAGAAGTCGCCATTATTCGCGAGGCTGAATGTATTGGCTGTACCTTATGCATACAGGCCTGTCCTGTCGATGCGATACTCGGCGCGGCCAAGCAAATGCATACGGTGATTGAATCAGAGTGTACGGGTTGCGTGCTGTGCGTGCCGCCTTGTCCGGTTGACTGCATCGACATGGTGCCATTGATTCAGGATATAACCAACTGGCGTTGGCCATCACCGACAGATAAGAAAGCGCCTAAAACATTGGAGGCCGGTTGA